The nucleotide window TCTGCACATTTATAGtcaaattttctttgcattggGAAGAGAGAATAGTGGGAGCTGGTGTAACTCACCTCCACCTGTCACAGGCATTAGGATAAGGGAAGTGGATGTGGGCTAGgcaggctgtccctgctgcaggggcagtCCCCACAGGGACAGCATCTTCAATTGTATCTTGTTTTCCTATGGATTCGAGATAATACCAGCAATGCTACTTTCCTGTAACTGATTGGTGTAAACTTAATAAATATCTAAGCAGTACTTGTACCTATGAGTTTTATAatggggggagggaagggaatggagtTGAGCCTTGCAGCTCTGCCATACATTCCATGTACTCTCTGCTCCTGTGTACACAACTGGTGCTTTTCTCACTCAAAACAGTGGATAGCCACAGGGCTAACAGTGCACTTAAAGATAAGGTAAAAAGCAGATGTTAATGCTTTTTGTATGCTGGAGAATAACTACATTCCTTGTCTGTGCCAACTGCCTAAAGCTCCCTTCTACCTCAGCATGAAGAACACATTGAGCTGCTACTCTCCTCAGGAGTGGTTTTGACTCCTGAAGTGAAATAGGCAAGTTGCCTACTTAagtgaaataatgttttatttttaaaaaaattgtttaagaACATCTGGAATGGGGAGTGAAGTCTAAATATGAACAAATGCTTTTCCTGGCCCCTGCACTGCTTAACACTGAAGATAACCATCTTTAATCACATCTTGATTAAACGAGTATGGAATGGAGGTGAACAGTAACAAGTGACGTTCAGTCTGTCTCTGTGccatcatcttcctcctcatctCCACTTTGAGACTGCTCTTCTGTAAGCGAACAGCTCAACAAGGACTTCTGTATACATTGTCTTTCTTCTGCAATAAAGAGAGCAATAGAGGCTTATTCCTTGATCTCTTCACATACACTGGACTATCTTCCACTtctaaagagaaatatttctcagaCCAAGAATTCAGAAGTAGCCCAGCATATCCTACAAAACCCCTAGGAATTAAGGCTACATTTTAGGAAAGTGGCTGGAGAAACTCACCttcatttttacagttttgcAACAACCTCAGCAGCTGTGTTCTGTTATACTGAATCAGAAATTTCTGACACGTTCTTATGGTACCTGCGGAAGTCACAAGAACAGCATGTAACAATCTACACAGCAAATGtttcaaagctgctgctgtatTTCCCAAAGAGCATTGTCTGAAGTGACAAATGCCCCAGTAAACAAGGTTATTAATGCAAATGCTACAACGGGGGCTGTAGACTGCGTTTCTGCACTGCTGAAGTGGTGAAGTAATGATTTCTAACGTGCAGTGCCTGTTCTCCTGGGTGTTAATTTTCACAATACAGAAGATACTATActttgaaaagatattttaaaattatgtaacaTTGTACttgctgctttggttttgtgaTAAATGTAATGAAGCTTCAAGCAAAATTAACGAGGGTTTCAAAAAAGAACTTCTGGTGCCTGTTTCTTATTTAGATCTGCTGAAAGCAATTGCTGTTAGTAACACACAAGGAATGTCTGTCGCACGCAGAGCAGCACCACGGGGTCGTGGCAGGCAGGATTAAAGCTCCGTCTTCCCCCCAGGCCCGGGGGGCTCCTGACCTCCGACGTGCAGGGTGTTGAGGAAGCAGGGGTAGCGCTGGGCGCGGCTCTCCAGGTAGCGCACGAAGGGCAGCGCGGAGCAGAGCAGCCGGTACGAGTCCTTGCGGCACCGCAGCAGCACCGTCCCGGTGTAGGCGTTCAGGTACTTCACTGCGGGGGACACGCGCACGGGTGAGCGGACGCGGAGGGACCCCGCACCCCCGGGGCCGCCCGTCTCGCCCGCACCTGTGAAGGAGATGGAGCAGCACGCCAGGCCGTAGTCCCCGTGCACCCGTGCGATGGCGTCTCTGACGGCGAGGCCCAGCGCGCGGTCCTCGATGCACTGCCGGCACCGCGGGTCCTCCGAGACCACCTCGCAGAGCACGTACCTGCGGGACAGAGCGGCGTGAGCGGCGCGGGACCGGCTCGGGCACCGCAGCGGTGCCTCCCGCCCGCCTCACCTGTTCTTGAACCGCaccatggcggcggcggcggcgcgcggCACGGACCGGACGGCCGGCGCGCCCGGCCAATGGGAGAGGCGCCTCTGCCGGCGTAGCCAATGGGCGGTGAGCGGAGGCGGGGACAAGGGGCGCCGGAGCCCCGCCTCCCTGCATGGGCTGCGCGTGCGCGGTGCTGCGCGAGCCGCCGGCCGGTCACGGAGTCAGAATCGCTGACCTGAGGTCATCGTGCCCATCCTGTGACCAGTCACCACCACCATGTTAGTCAGACCACGTCCGGCCTTTCCTTAAACTCCTTCAGGGACTGTGACTCCATCACGctgggcagtccattccaatgtctGATCAGcctttttgtgaagaaattcctcctcgTGACCAACTTAAacttcccttggcacagcttaacactgtcctcttgtcctgtcgcttgttgcctgggagaaagCCCCATTCCCACCTAACTCCAGTTCCCTTTCAGATACTTGTAGAGAGCGATAAGGTCCCTCCTGAgctttctccaggctaaacaccccaAACTCCCTCAGCCGCTCTTCACAAGGACATACTCTCCAGACCGCTCCgctgccctcctctggactcactgcATTGTTAGTGGAGGATATCCTGGCACGTTCTGGTTGGGATATATTACACCCCAATATCCTTCCTGAATCGGGGTCCCAGAACTGGACCCAGCACTTGAGGCACGGCTTCAGCAGTGCCGAGTCCAGGGGGTGGATGGCTCCCTGGCCCCGCTGCCCGCACCATTCTCGGTTCCCATTGTCCCTTTTGCCGCCCGCTCCTCTCCGGGCCCCTCACGCCGCCCCCGCCGCCTGCTCCCGCCTTCCGCCAGGGGGCGCGCGCGGGCCGGCGTGAGGGGGCGGCTGAgggggcggcgggagcgcgggGTCTGCCGAAGGTCGGGTGCTTCGCCTTTAGTCCCTGCGTTACACCGACCCCCCCGGCCAAGCCCTCCTTGACTTGTGCCTAAAATGTCTAAATGAGGGAGATCTCCGTGTGATGGGAGCCGCGGGAGGAGGCGAGTACCTGCCCCTCGAAAGCTTCAGCAGAGCGTCCAGAGCCTCCCCGGTGCTCCTGGAAGGGCTCTGCCTTTGCTACCTCCGAAAACTGCTCCAGTATTTGTAGCTCCTCAGGCTCCAGGTATCGGGGGTTTGGGGATACGTGCTAATAAATGACAGCAGCTAGGGAATTGTGGAACAGAGCTGCTTCCTATAATAATTTCTGTAGTGGTGTCCCAAACTGTGATGTGTGACACGGTCGAGGAAGCAGGGAGGGCTCTTTGAAAAGATCTGGTAGGAGAATAAACTGAGGAGAGGGGAATGGGgggaatgagggaaaaaatgtgagGTAGATACCTGAATGTGAGATGGGAGAAAGAGTTTCACCAAGGTTCTTGGAGCCAAGTCCCATAGGAGTGCTGAGACACTATAGATTAAGTGGGAACTCATTGCTAATTCAGAGTGGAAACATCTTTAATGACCTTCATTCTagacacagaaaacaatgaTAAACCCAGTGGAAATCCTGTCCTGGATGATAAACTTCTGCCCTCTGAAACAGATGCCtattctgctgctctctcccttTGGCTATTAACTCCTCTGCTTCACCTGTGATCACATTTTtgagtcctttttttttttttttttcctaagaactGCAAACTATTAGTTGCctgtagagaaaaaaagtgtgaatACCAGTATGGACTTCTAAGAgacattttttctcttggaCCACAATCAAAGGTACTGGGGGCAGTTTTGAAGCTAATGCAGATAGAAGCATTTTCTCAGTGAGAGGACTGCATTGCATTGATCTTTGCCATATTGCTCTGTGTTTTAGTATCCAAATGGGGACCTAACTGTTATCTGTTCCACTTGTCAATACAATGAGCTCCTAGGTGATAAGCTAGTCTCACATTTTTGAACAATATTAAAGTCTATGAAGATTCCCATTGATCTTCTTCGTGGAGTGAGATTCCATTTTAGGCTTACAGTGTGCCTGCCAGGTATgtttccctgctgcccctgtgtTTGTGGTGGCGTCCCCCATCCTGCCTTCTGACAGGGCTCGGGttgccctgtgctgctcaggtTGCTTTTATCCATCCcctcctttatttccttcttgcaGAGGCACGCTGGGCTCTGACAAGTGGAGCATGTGAGTGCACTCTGCCCTGTAATCCAATAGGACATGTGCACTGTGCATGCTACAGGCTGGGGCCTGCGTACAGCACAGGCCTCTGTTTTCGGTCCAGAAGGCTGATTAGGAGAGACACGGTGCAGAGAGC belongs to Parus major isolate Abel chromosome 15, Parus_major1.1, whole genome shotgun sequence and includes:
- the POP5 gene encoding ribonuclease P/MRP protein subunit POP5 isoform X2, with product MVRFKNRYVLCEVVSEDPRCRQCIEDRALGLAVRDAIARVHGDYGLACCSISFTGTIRTCQKFLIQYNRTQLLRLLQNCKNEEERQCIQKSLLSCSLTEEQSQSGDEEEDDGTETD
- the POP5 gene encoding ribonuclease P/MRP protein subunit POP5 isoform X1 encodes the protein MVRFKNRYVLCEVVSEDPRCRQCIEDRALGLAVRDAIARVHGDYGLACCSISFTVKYLNAYTGTVLLRCRKDSYRLLCSALPFVRYLESRAQRYPCFLNTLHVGGTIRTCQKFLIQYNRTQLLRLLQNCKNEEERQCIQKSLLSCSLTEEQSQSGDEEEDDGTETD